The Sphingobacteriales bacterium sequence ACCTGAGGAAGAGGCGTGCTACAGCCAAAACGTCTTTTTCGCAGTAATTAACGATTCTTTCAAGATCATTATCCAGATAATAAACCCGCCAGACATCTTTCCCTTCTATATCGTCTTTAGGGGTTGGAATGCCAAGTACATAACACAGGAGTGCCAATGAAGTATAGGATTTATAATCGCCAAACCGCCACATTTGAAGGGTGTCGAGGAAATATTCAATTTCCCATGGTTTTTTCCCGTAAGTTTCCAGTGCTTCCGGTACAGGGATATGATTGATGATAATTCTGCGGGTGAGATAGGGAAAATCAAATTCTTTTCCGTTGTGGGCACACAAAAAGCTGAATCGTGAGTTAAAGCTCGAATCCAGCAGTTTGCAAAAGTTTTCAAGGATAATTTTTTCATCGTGTCCAAAAAAGGATTTTACCCTGAACTGACGGCTGCCTTTGTCATTCGAGAGATAACCCACCGAAATGCAGATGATTTTTCCAAATTCAGCATAAATGCCGGCTTTTTCATATAACTCTTCAGGAGTAATATCATCCTTTTCTTTTTCTTTAAGTTGTTCGGCTTTTTTTTCCCAAAGCTTTTTGTATTCTTCAGGAGCCTGTTCGATGTCAGGAAAAGCCGGAACCGTTTCTATATCCAGAAACAAAACCTTGTCAAGTGATACTTTTTCCAGCATTTTTAAGATTATTTAAATTTAGGAAACTTTTTAAAGTCAGGTTCTCGTTTTTCAAGGAAAGAAGTAAAGCCTTCCTTTGCTTCATCGGTCAGGTAATAGAAGAGGGTGGCATTACCTGCAAGTTCCTGAATACCGGCTTGTCCGTCCAACTCAGCGTTGAAAGCCGACTTGAGTGCGCGTATGGCAAGTGGGCTTTTTTTCTGTATTTTTCTGCACCATTCTACGGTTGTTTCTTCGAGGTTAACCAGAGGAACCACTTTGTTGACCAGTCCCATGTCGAGGGCCTCGTGGGCACTGTATTGTTCGCACAGGTACCATATTTCCCTTGCTTTTTTTTGTCCGACAATACGGGCGAGGTAAGAAGCTCCGAATCCACCATCGAAGCTCCCGACTTTAGGCCCTGTTTGCCCGAAACGGGCATTCTCGGCTGCTATGGTCAGGTCGCAGATGACATGCAGCACATGACCTCCGCCTATGGCATAACCTGCCACCATGGCGATAACTGCTTTGGGAATGCTTCTTATAATCTTCTGAAGTTCAAGTACATTCAGATGGGGTATTCCTTCCTTGTCAAGGTATCCCCCATGGCCACGAACCGACTGATCGCCTCCGCTACAAAATGCTTTGTCGCCTACTCCTGTCAGGATGATGACTTCTATCTCAGGCTTATCCCGGCAAATATGAAACGCTTCTATCATTTCCTGAACTGTTTTGGGGGTAAATGCATTGTGCTTGTGGGGACGGTTAATGCTGATTTTAGCTATTCCTTCAAAAAATTCAAATAGTATTTCCTCATAGGTTTTTATGGGTTCCCAAACAATATTTGTACTCATTTTTAAAATTTTGAATGAGGCAAAGATAAGAATTTCACGCTGAGTAAAACCCGATTAACTTTGAATTTTTAAAAATAATGATGCTATCTGCTCAAAACTTCAATTATTACTTGCCTGACGAAAAAATTGCACGCTACCCTTTAGCGGTTCGTCATTTATCAAAATTACTTGTCTTTAATGAAGAAATTATTCATCACGCTACTTTTATTGACATCGACAAGTTTTTACCCAAAGACAGCCTGCTGATATTCAACAACACACGGGTCATTCAGGCCAGGCTTAAATTTCACAAGAAAACAGGTGCAGTCATCGAGGTTTTTTGCCTTGAACCTGCTGCCACTCATGAGGAATTGATTGATTTTTTAAATGCCAGCGGATCAGTAAGATGGAAGTGCCTTGTCGGAAATCTGAAAAGATGGAAAAATGAGGAGGTATTGCAAAAAACGATGGAGGTTGATGGAAAGAATATCAGCCTGACTGCAAGAAACCTTGGTGTGATGGATGATGTGTTTCTGATTGAATTTGAATGGGATAACGATTTCAGTTTTTTTGAAGTTCTTGAACATTTCGGGGAAACGCCTTTACCACCTTACCTGAAACGTCAGGCAGATGAAAAGGATAAAGAAACGTATCAGACGGTGTATGCCCTTCATCATGGTGCAGTAGCTGCCCCGACTGCCGGACTTCATTTCACGGAAGAAGTTTTTAAAAAGCTTGAAGAAAAAAGAATTGACAAGGCTTTTCTGACCCTTCATGTCAGTGCAGGTACTTTTCAGCCTCTGAAAGTCCTCAATCCCGCTGAACATCCCATGCATACCGAACAGATTTCTTTTTCCCGTGATTTTATTGAAAAACTGCTGAATTTTGAAGGGAAGATGATCAGTGTCGGAACAACAAGCTTAAGAGCATTGGAAAGCCTTTACTGGTATGGAGTCTTGCTGTATAACCATTCTGAGGCAGCTTTTTTCATCCCGAAATTATTCCCTTACAGCTTTGAAAAAAATCCACTTAGCCTCAGGCAGTCTTTATCGGTTATTCATGAATACATGAAACGAAAAGATATTGAAAATCTGAATGGTAGTACTGAAATTATGATTTACCCCGGTTATCGTTTCAATTTTGGGGATGGAATAATCACCAATTTTCACCAACCTAAAAGCACTCTCTTATTGCTGATTGCCGCTTTTATTGGCGATAGCTGGGAAAAAATTTACCATACCGCTCTTGAAGAAAATTACAGGTTTCTAAGTTATGGTGATTCAATGTTACTGTTAAGATAATTCCTTTAATAAATTTGTGTAAAAATTAATCAGATGATACAGAGATTTCAAAGCTTGTTTTTACTGCTGTCAGCCGTTTTTGCAATTGTTTTGTTTTTTGTGAAAGTCAGTTTTCCGGCAGCCGTCAATGAAAAGGATGTAAGTAATTTAATAACAGTTTGTTATGTTTCAGAATACCAGCAAGATGATGATGGTTTTAAAACTAAACCCTTATTCTTTTCCGGGATACTAAATACATTGGTAGCTGTCATTTCGCTGCTTACAATATTTCTTTACAAGAACAGAATCCGTCAGAGTTTGTTTTGCCGTCTGAATATTTTGTTAGGAGCAGGACTAATCGTAGCGATTATTTTTGTTTTTGAAAATTACGGAGGGGTAAAACAATTGATAGGCAATGAATCGAAACATTATTTAATCCTGATTTTGCCTGCTTTGTCGGTACTGTTTTCTTATCTTGCCAATTTATTTATCCTGAAAGATGAGCGGCTGGTGAGGTCGGCAGACCGTATCAGATAACCTCAGCCCAGCTCTTCATAAGCTATAAATTCAAGTTTGTCTTTGTTTTTATTGACAAAGTCGAAAAGCATCTGGATGGTTTGCGATTTAGGCCTTTCGAGCGGGTAAAGCAAGGCTCTGTCCCAAATAATATTTGCCGTTACCCCAAGTGCTCGTCCTAATCCAAACAGTACTGTGTAAAATTCATATTCTTTTACGCCATAATGCCATTGCAGCACACCGGATTGAGCATCCACATTTGGCCATGGGTTTTTGGCTTTCCCCTGTTCAATCAGAATGGGTGGAACCACTTCATATAGCAGTTTTACATAATCGAACAGCAGGTCATCTTTGATGTTTTTATTGCAAAAGTTCTGAATGGCAGTATAACGCGGGTCGGTTTTACGCAAAACAGCATGGCCGAAACCGGGAATGACCTGTCCCGATTTGAGTGTATGCCAGACGTCTTCGGCCAGTTTTTCTTTTGACGGGACGTTCCCTCCATATTTTTTCATTTCATTTTGAATCCATCTCAGTACTTCCTGATTGGCCAATCCGTGAAGCGGCCCGGCAAGGCCGTTTAACATTCCGCTGATGGCGTAATAAATATCTGAAAGAGCACTGGCAATCAGGTGTCCGGTGTGTGCACTCACATTACCGCCTTCGTGATCGCTGTGAAGAATAAAATAAAGCCTTGAAACGTCATCGTAAGGCTTATCAATACCCATCATCTGAGCAAAGTTGGCAGCCATGTCGAGGTGGGGATCGGGGGGAATGAATTCATTGTTTTTGTATTTCATCCGGTAGATATAGGCTGCAATTTCAGGTAGTTTGGCCAGCAGACTCAGGGAATCTTCGTATGTGGGTTCCCAGTAGTCTTCTTTTTTTAATCCTTCCCGGTATTTTTTTGTAAATTTTGATTCCCGCTGAAGGGCAATGATGGCATTCGAAAACATGGTCATCGGGTGTGTATCGCGTGGAAGGGCACGCAGAACATCAAAAACATACCAGGGAACATGTTTCCTTTTATTAAATTCATCCGCCATTTGTTCGATTTCGTTTTCACCCGGAATATCTCCGGTGAGCAACAGGTAATAAAAGCCTTCGACAATGGGCATTTCTCCGTTTCCGGCTTTCGGAAGTTTTTCGAATACTTCAGGAATGGTGTAGCCTCTGAAACGTATCCCTTCGTTTGGATCGAGATATGAAATGTCGGAAACCAGACTTTTAATTCCTCTCATGCCTCCAAGCACCTGGCTGATCGTGATTCTGTCAATAACCGCGTCTCCGTAGTTCTTCAGTAACTCATTGACTTGCTTGCGTTTGGCTTCAATTTTTTCAAATAACTTTTCTTTAATGGTAATCATCTAATCAGGCATTATATTCAGTAATTGAAATATTTATGAAGGTGCTAAGATACATAAAAAAGCATATCAAAACTATGTTATTGAACAGAAGAAAATTTTTTGAGAGAGGGACAGAAAAATCAGTTAGACGGAAGAGAAGGGAAAATACTTTGACGGGCTTTCATTTCTCTGTCAAGCATAAAGATTCCCTGTTTATTGTCGCCTACCATTCTGACTTCGTGTAAAATCTGTTCAGCTGCAGCCAATTCTTCAACCTGCTCATCAATAAACCATTTCAGGAAACTTGCAGTAGCATGATCTTTTTCTTCACCAGCCAGAGAAGCCAGATCGTTAATACATTCAGTGATGTGAACTTCGTGTTGAAGAATTTCCTCAAAAACATTTTCAATAGACGACCATTTTGTTTTGGGTTTTTTGAT is a genomic window containing:
- a CDS encoding 3'-5' exonuclease → MLEKVSLDKVLFLDIETVPAFPDIEQAPEEYKKLWEKKAEQLKEKEKDDITPEELYEKAGIYAEFGKIICISVGYLSNDKGSRQFRVKSFFGHDEKIILENFCKLLDSSFNSRFSFLCAHNGKEFDFPYLTRRIIINHIPVPEALETYGKKPWEIEYFLDTLQMWRFGDYKSYTSLALLCYVLGIPTPKDDIEGKDVWRVYYLDNDLERIVNYCEKDVLAVARLFLRFKSMPGIEDEEVVRINV
- the menB gene encoding 1,4-dihydroxy-2-naphthoyl-CoA synthase, whose protein sequence is MSTNIVWEPIKTYEEILFEFFEGIAKISINRPHKHNAFTPKTVQEMIEAFHICRDKPEIEVIILTGVGDKAFCSGGDQSVRGHGGYLDKEGIPHLNVLELQKIIRSIPKAVIAMVAGYAIGGGHVLHVICDLTIAAENARFGQTGPKVGSFDGGFGASYLARIVGQKKAREIWYLCEQYSAHEALDMGLVNKVVPLVNLEETTVEWCRKIQKKSPLAIRALKSAFNAELDGQAGIQELAGNATLFYYLTDEAKEGFTSFLEKREPDFKKFPKFK
- a CDS encoding S-adenosylmethionine:tRNA ribosyltransferase-isomerase codes for the protein MMLSAQNFNYYLPDEKIARYPLAVRHLSKLLVFNEEIIHHATFIDIDKFLPKDSLLIFNNTRVIQARLKFHKKTGAVIEVFCLEPAATHEELIDFLNASGSVRWKCLVGNLKRWKNEEVLQKTMEVDGKNISLTARNLGVMDDVFLIEFEWDNDFSFFEVLEHFGETPLPPYLKRQADEKDKETYQTVYALHHGAVAAPTAGLHFTEEVFKKLEEKRIDKAFLTLHVSAGTFQPLKVLNPAEHPMHTEQISFSRDFIEKLLNFEGKMISVGTTSLRALESLYWYGVLLYNHSEAAFFIPKLFPYSFEKNPLSLRQSLSVIHEYMKRKDIENLNGSTEIMIYPGYRFNFGDGIITNFHQPKSTLLLLIAAFIGDSWEKIYHTALEENYRFLSYGDSMLLLR
- a CDS encoding DUF4293 domain-containing protein is translated as MIQRFQSLFLLLSAVFAIVLFFVKVSFPAAVNEKDVSNLITVCYVSEYQQDDDGFKTKPLFFSGILNTLVAVISLLTIFLYKNRIRQSLFCRLNILLGAGLIVAIIFVFENYGGVKQLIGNESKHYLILILPALSVLFSYLANLFILKDERLVRSADRIR
- a CDS encoding citrate (Si)-synthase — encoded protein: MITIKEKLFEKIEAKRKQVNELLKNYGDAVIDRITISQVLGGMRGIKSLVSDISYLDPNEGIRFRGYTIPEVFEKLPKAGNGEMPIVEGFYYLLLTGDIPGENEIEQMADEFNKRKHVPWYVFDVLRALPRDTHPMTMFSNAIIALQRESKFTKKYREGLKKEDYWEPTYEDSLSLLAKLPEIAAYIYRMKYKNNEFIPPDPHLDMAANFAQMMGIDKPYDDVSRLYFILHSDHEGGNVSAHTGHLIASALSDIYYAISGMLNGLAGPLHGLANQEVLRWIQNEMKKYGGNVPSKEKLAEDVWHTLKSGQVIPGFGHAVLRKTDPRYTAIQNFCNKNIKDDLLFDYVKLLYEVVPPILIEQGKAKNPWPNVDAQSGVLQWHYGVKEYEFYTVLFGLGRALGVTANIIWDRALLYPLERPKSQTIQMLFDFVNKNKDKLEFIAYEELG
- a CDS encoding ferritin: MIKEKMEKALNRQINEELYSSYLYWAMAAYFESKNLTGFANWTKIQAEEEYLHARKFYDYMIAAGGRVVFDEIKKPKTKWSSIENVFEEILQHEVHITECINDLASLAGEEKDHATASFLKWFIDEQVEELAAAEQILHEVRMVGDNKQGIFMLDREMKARQSIFPSLPSN